A single genomic interval of Babylonia areolata isolate BAREFJ2019XMU chromosome 26, ASM4173473v1, whole genome shotgun sequence harbors:
- the LOC143300155 gene encoding exosome complex component RRP42-like translates to MVDVRLSEAEKVFIIHGVQENFREDGRSNDEYRQMDLETGLMPNTSGSARLRLANTEILVGVKAELEEPKPDQPDAGRLEFFVDCSANATPEFQGRGGEELATAITNLLYRAYSSSTVLDVSSLCLLPGKYCWVLYVDVVLLECGGNLFDAASIAVKAAIFNTKIPSVVVRKEEGGEEIELDVTDDPYDAKRVNVSAAPTIVTVSKIGHNHAVDASQKEEACCLARLMLAVTESGSVAAVVKEGQGSLDPDSITEMMQVGHKVGKQVNQKLIERLKEEEQKGPKRKTVGFLR, encoded by the exons ATGGTCGACGTAAGACTAAGCGAAGCAGAGAAAGTGTTCATCATCCACGGAGTTCAG GAAAACTTCCGTGAGGATGGACGCAGTAATGATGAATACAGACAGATGGATCTGGAGACGGGACTGATGCCCAATACCAGTGGTTCAGCAAGACTGAGGCTG GCCAACACAGAGATACTAGTGGGAGTCAAAGCAGAACTAGAAGAACCCAAACCTGATCAGCCTGACGCTGGCCGTTTGGAGTTTTTTGTGGACTG TTCTGCCAATGCAACCCCGGAGTTTCAAGGGCGAGGAGGCGAGGAACTGGCCACAGCAATCACCAATCTTTTGTATCGAGCATACAGTTCTAGCACAGTGTTAGatgtctcctccctctgtctgcttCCCGGGAAATACTGCTGGGTTCTGTATGTGGATGTTGTG TTACTGGAGTGTGGAGGAAATCTTTTTGATGCTGCTTCCATTGCTGTCAAAGCAGCTATTTTCAACACCAA AATCCCGAGTGTGGTggtgagaaaggaggagggaggcgaGGAGATAGAGTTGGATGTGACGGATGACCCTTATGATGCCAAGCGTGTCAATGTGTCAGCCGCACCAACCATCGTCACCGTCAGCAAG ATAGGTCACAATCATGCAGTGGATGCGTCCCAGAAGGAGGAAGCTTGCTGCCTGGCACGTCTCATGCTGGCAGTGACAGAGTCTGGTTCTGTGGCTGCTGTGGTGAAGGAGGGTCAGGGGTCGTTAGATCCTGACAGCATCACAGAAATGATGCAG GTGGGGCACAAGGTGGGCAAGCAGGTGAATCAGAAACTGATAGAGCGgctgaaggaggaggaacagaaaggGCCGAAACGCAAAACTGTGGGCTTCCTCAGATAG